One part of the Phacochoerus africanus isolate WHEZ1 chromosome 7, ROS_Pafr_v1, whole genome shotgun sequence genome encodes these proteins:
- the LOC125130340 gene encoding keratin, type II microfibrillar, component 5-like: MICPGEKCEEIKTTAQKHMQSLRQHSKEELNRLNQAIQRLTVEPCEAERGKDPPALQEEGASGSAKSKLAWLEAALQRAKQDMVRQLREYQELMIVRLGLDFEIATYRKLLESEEGRLGLGLGAQSITSCRLEQAPAPWTRAPLAAAARSAAPLAVSRAAAAAAPPDAEPLPPSPGEVKEP, translated from the exons ATGATCTGCCCAGGCGAGAAG TGCGAGGAGATAAAGACAACTGCACAGAAGCACATGCAGAGCCTGAGACAACACAGCAAGGAGGAGCTGAACAGGCTTAACCAGGCCATCCAGCGGCTGACGGTGGAG CCCTGCGAAGCAGAGAGAGGCAAGGACCCCCCAGCTCTGCAGGAGGAGGGTGCCTCAGGCAGTGCCAAGAGCAAGCTGGCCTGGCTGGAGGCCGCCTTGCAGCGGGCCAAGCAGGACATGGTGCGGCAGCTGCGTGAGTACCAGGAGCTCATGATTGTCAGGCTGGGCCTGGATTTTGAGATCGCCACCTACCGCAAGCTGCTGGAGAGCGAGGAGGGCAG GCTTGGTCTGGGACTTGGGGCACAGAGCATCA CCTCCTGCCGCCTGGAACAGGCCCCGGCGCCCTGGACACGAGCGCCCCTGGCGGCGGCTGCACGCTCTGCAGCTCCCCTGGCTGTGTCGCGGGCTGCGGCTGCAGCGGCTCCCCCAGATGCTGAACCTCTGCCGCCCAGCCCCGGAGAAGTCAAGGAACCCTAG